One genomic window of Pempheris klunzingeri isolate RE-2024b chromosome 12, fPemKlu1.hap1, whole genome shotgun sequence includes the following:
- the LOC139210546 gene encoding reticulon-1-A-like isoform X4: protein MENNSVDKQECDEPAAKHWRQQVVDLLYWRDVKTTGVVFGAGLLLLLSLMVCSIVSVTSYIGLALLSVTICFRIYKGILQAIQKSDEGHPFKQYLDQEVALSEEMVHKYSDMVLAKLNKTICELRRLFLVEDLVDSIKFAVLMWILTYVGALFNGLTLLILALVGMFSCPIVYEKHQAQIDHYLALVNNQVKDVIGKIQAKVPGMKRKTE from the exons ATGGAGAACAACTCTGTGGACAAACAGGAGTGCGATGAGCCTGCAGCCAAGCACTGGAGACAACAGG TGGTGGATCTCCTCTACTGGCGTGATGTGAAGACCACTGGCGTGGTGTTCGGCGccggcctgctgctgctgctctccctgATGGTGTGCAGCATCGTGAGCGTGACCTCCTACATCGGCCTGGCTCTGCTCTCAGTCACCATCTGCTTCAGGATATACAAAGGCATCCTGCAGGCCATCCAGAAGTCCGATGAGGGACACCCGTTCAA GCAGTACCTGGACCAGGAGGTGGCGCTGTCCGAGGAAATGGTCCACAAGTACAGCGACATGGTTCTGGCTAAACTCAACAAGACCATCTGTGAGCTGAGGCGCCTGTTCCTGGTCGAGGACCTGGTCGACTCCATCAAG TTTGCTGTGTTGATGTGGATCCTGACCTACGTTGGTGCCTTGTTCAACGGGCTCACTCTCCTTATCCTGG ctctggTCGGTATGTTCAGCTGCCCAATCGTCTATGAGAAACACCAG gctcaGATCGACCACTACCTGGCTCTGGTCAACAACCAGGTCAAAGATGTCATTGGAAA GATCCAGGCGAAGGTGCCCGGAATGAAACGCAAAACGGAGTGA
- the LOC139210546 gene encoding reticulon-1-A-like isoform X5: MDAKQVVDLLYWRDVKTTGVVFGAGLLLLLSLMVCSIVSVTSYIGLALLSVTICFRIYKGILQAIQKSDEGHPFKQYLDQEVALSEEMVHKYSDMVLAKLNKTICELRRLFLVEDLVDSIKFAVLMWILTYVGALFNGLTLLILALVGMFSCPIVYEKHQAQIDHYLALVNNQVKDVIGKIQAKVPGMKRKTE, from the exons ATGGACGCCAAACAGG TGGTGGATCTCCTCTACTGGCGTGATGTGAAGACCACTGGCGTGGTGTTCGGCGccggcctgctgctgctgctctccctgATGGTGTGCAGCATCGTGAGCGTGACCTCCTACATCGGCCTGGCTCTGCTCTCAGTCACCATCTGCTTCAGGATATACAAAGGCATCCTGCAGGCCATCCAGAAGTCCGATGAGGGACACCCGTTCAA GCAGTACCTGGACCAGGAGGTGGCGCTGTCCGAGGAAATGGTCCACAAGTACAGCGACATGGTTCTGGCTAAACTCAACAAGACCATCTGTGAGCTGAGGCGCCTGTTCCTGGTCGAGGACCTGGTCGACTCCATCAAG TTTGCTGTGTTGATGTGGATCCTGACCTACGTTGGTGCCTTGTTCAACGGGCTCACTCTCCTTATCCTGG ctctggTCGGTATGTTCAGCTGCCCAATCGTCTATGAGAAACACCAG gctcaGATCGACCACTACCTGGCTCTGGTCAACAACCAGGTCAAAGATGTCATTGGAAA GATCCAGGCGAAGGTGCCCGGAATGAAACGCAAAACGGAGTGA
- the LOC139211261 gene encoding probable serine/threonine-protein kinase kinX, protein MSLICAVLHSPSSLSTQALGQKGDSPAPISPLSPLHSPDSLEELSLTESPNQPPTSGSAAPFGSFSTEPPATHSKDMPWVGEEGDSGPGRSKNEEDLLDPLAGPYLSLGKDPGPHNPCEDSGVSFSPEEKLISSDKSSTGPSPVNPQMMVPESHLASSNPTEHWDSFLASQDNSKVSMDTFSKDTAPISPSRYESDLHGNQSDEDDDLMYEVKKNNNPFDGFSPLADSGYSNFGDSKSDSRASKMSESPTPDLVQYGQPGESQDTPPSFLDEEKTFETGKMAAESLMQSVSQFSSGLKDDDEEEEEEDSALPPSLPDILKSSPLNPDKIDSGSSEGSPEQSPILERRMMESPNPPINLSANNPFAFDAKVSLLKEMTEEMEVRAADKAKVEDDKSFGAFDLVKEAEETTPTKAKEEEPVKIEQKGWFSSHDSPKMTEKFEPLDFQSKKTPAEESDSESPTADSLSPVLEAMAKNPASFQVEMEKKDLTMEMEEPEMAEEVSEHEVSSEEFEFIERPPRGVIDEFLEALDTSKFASSKPPEIPIDDDLSFGQTDVAPVSALPPTKVAPPLEVKEEAPSQSSYCLLTQASPQKSKAELETLNIQQPPPQAPLTHSPVSKPDEGAVARKSVEGAKLFKMPNVNVKADNMSSFSLSYYKSTEKGLFTLLTILAQRYTMEHETFDVDILGGRVMSLLFNSRNMNSIGDFHIDTF, encoded by the exons ATGTCTTTGATATGTGCTGTATTGcattctccctcctccctctctactCAAGCACTTGGGCAGAAGGGTGATTCCCCTgctcccatctctcctctctcccctcttcacTCCCCCGATTCTCTGGAGGAGCTCTCTCTGACCGAGAGTCCCAATCAGCCCCCAACTTCGGGATCTGCTGCACCCTTCGGCTCCTTCTCCACTGAACCCCCCGCTACTCATTCCAAGGACATGCCTTGGGTGGGTGAAGAGGGTGACTCTGGACCGGGCCGTAGTAAGAATGAGGAAGACCTTCTAGATCCATTAGCTGGTCCTTACCTGAGTTTAGGGAAAGACCCAGGGCCTCATAATCCGTGTGAAGACAGCGGAGTTTCCTTTTCACCTGAGGAGAAGCTGATTAGCTCAGACAAGTCCTCCACTGGCCCCTCCCCTGTGAACCCCCAGATGATGGTCCCTGAGTCTCACCTTGCCTCCTCTAACCCAACAGAGCACTGGGATTCATTCCTAGCATCTCAAGACAACTCCAAGGTCTCCATGGATACCTTCTCCAAGGACACAGCTCCTATTAGCCCCTCCAGGTATGAGTCAGACCTGCACGGCAACCAGTCTGATGAAGATGACGACCTGATGTATGAAGTAAAGAAGAATAATAACCCATTTGATGGCTTCTCGCCACTGGCCGACAGTGGCTACTCCAATTTTGGAGACTCCAAGTCTGACAGCAGGGCCTCAAAAATGTCAGAGAGTCCCACTCCAGATCTGGTCCAGTATGGCCAGCCTGGAGAATCCCAGGATACTCCACCATCTTTCTTGGACGAGGAGAAAACATTTGAGACGGGCAAGATGGCTGCTGAATCGCTTATGCAGTCAGTGAGTCAATTCTCATCTGGtcttaaagatgatgatgaagaagaggaagaggaggattcTGCTCTGCCGCCGTCGCTTCCAGACATCCTGAAGTCTTCTCCGCTCAACCCCGACAAAATTGACTCTGGCTCCTCAGAGGGAAGCCCAGAGCAGAGTCCCATCCTGGAACGGAGGATGATGGAGTCGCctaaccctccaatcaacttGTCCGCTAACAACCCATTCGCCTTTGATGCTAAAGTGTCCCTGCTTAAGGAGATGACCGAGGAGATGGAGGTGAGAGCAGCCGACAAGGCAAAAGTCGAAGACGACAAGAGCTTTGGTGCATTTGATCTCGTCAAAGAAGCTGAAGAAACCACCCCCACTAAGGCCAAAGAGGAGGAACCCGTCAAGATCGAGCAGAAAGGATGGTTTTCTAGTCACGATTCTCCCAAAATGACCGAAAAGTTTGAGCCGCTTGACTTCCAGAGCAAAAAGACCCCCGCTGAGGAGTCAGACTCAGAATCGCCAACGGCAGACTCCCTGTCTCCAGTCCTTGAAGCCATGGCCAAGAACCCTGCCAGCTTCCAGGTGGAAATGGAGAAGAAGGACCTGACTATGGAGATGGAGGAGCCAGAGATGGCTGAGGAGGTCTCTGAGCATGAAGTCTCCTCCGAAGAGTTTGAGTTCATTGAGCGACCACCCAGGGGTGTTATCGACGAGTTTCTCGAGGCTCTGGATACTTCCAAGTTTGCCTCCTCCAAGCCCCCAGAGATCCCCATTGATGATGATCTAAGCTTTGGGCAGACAGATGTAGCCCCAGTTTCTGCTCTGCCTCCAACAAAAGTCGCACCTCCACTGGAGGTCAAAGAGGAGGCTCCAAGCCAGAGCTCATACTGCCTCCTCACCCAGGCATCTCCTCAGAAGAGCAAAGCAGAGCTTGAGACGCTCAATATCCAGCAGCCCCCACCCCAAGCTCCACTCACCCATTCCCCTGTCAGCAAACCAGATGAGGGGGCGGTCGCTAGGAAGAGCGTGGAGGGCGCCAAACTCTTTAAGATGCCAAACGTGAACGTGAAAGCAG ACAACATGAGCTCCTTTTCATTGTCTTATTATAAATCCACCGAAAAGGGGCTTTTCACACTACTTACCATCTTAGCTCAGCGCTACACGATGGAACATGAGACTTTTGATGTCGACATTCTAGGAGGACGTGTGATGTCACTACTCTTCAACAGCAGAAACATGAATTCCATTGGTGACTTTCACATTGACACCTTTTAG